From a single Bacillus gobiensis genomic region:
- a CDS encoding cache domain-containing sensor histidine kinase, protein MIRTFLFSNRFVFKIILVFLFVILLPTFILSWAFNMQSESVVKTNVRENTIQTTKQTADSLSFIFNSGSDTSDFIFSNTDIQKAIMNMNRSSAEEQRRIFQYMNNTLNQIVYSNSFVKNVYVWKEEGSGWGGSTFSPYMYHPSMYKLMRIRVSNQEWIKEAKQKDGELAWRGLQFDRLIGGGANTDLILPIGRVVKNFNDMNHIGFMQVNLNGHSILNILEQLKLGKTGRFFVVDQQGKIMIHPDLNLINKSVETPDLLKKIVDKDVVEFEYTLNGNPHYGVKQPLSNGWMIVGTVPVYEITGQLDRLQTFILISSGVLIMLSIGIGLLMVSRITKPIKQLTLDMRKVKNGDLKVRTNVRSNDEIGLMSQQFNSMLQEIEKLMHKVNEEQDQKLQAELRAVMHRIHPHFLLNTLNMLWWSIKSNQNDRAALSLKSLIRLLEAHMGKSGSMITLEEEIDFLRKYITILELRYEKTFKLDLEVEPEAEKLVIPRMLLQPLVENAIFHGIIPKETDGRILIQVHTRDNYTEFLVTDDGIGIREEKLKILNEPEKAKAKGEMGIGLLHVYDMLRFYYSDCSEWTVTSKLGEGTTVCILLGNPAIPNSLDNKRRNV, encoded by the coding sequence ATGATTCGAACTTTCCTGTTTTCCAACCGCTTTGTGTTTAAGATTATACTAGTTTTTCTATTTGTTATCTTATTGCCTACCTTTATTCTAAGTTGGGCTTTTAATATGCAATCTGAATCTGTTGTAAAGACAAACGTACGTGAAAATACGATTCAAACCACTAAACAAACGGCGGATTCTCTTTCTTTTATTTTTAACTCGGGCAGCGACACATCGGATTTTATTTTCAGCAATACAGACATTCAAAAAGCGATAATGAACATGAATAGAAGCTCGGCTGAAGAGCAGCGTCGGATTTTTCAATACATGAATAACACGTTGAATCAAATTGTTTACTCAAACTCCTTCGTCAAAAATGTCTATGTTTGGAAAGAAGAGGGCAGCGGCTGGGGCGGCAGTACATTTTCTCCTTATATGTATCATCCATCCATGTACAAGCTAATGCGGATTCGTGTGTCTAATCAGGAATGGATAAAGGAAGCCAAACAGAAGGATGGCGAACTGGCTTGGCGGGGGTTGCAGTTTGACCGTTTGATCGGAGGGGGTGCCAATACAGACCTGATTCTTCCTATCGGGAGAGTTGTTAAAAACTTCAACGATATGAATCACATAGGGTTTATGCAGGTGAATTTAAATGGGCATTCTATCTTAAACATCCTCGAGCAGCTAAAGCTTGGGAAGACAGGAAGATTTTTTGTTGTAGATCAGCAAGGTAAAATCATGATCCATCCTGATCTTAATCTGATTAACAAGAGTGTGGAAACTCCGGATTTACTCAAAAAAATTGTGGACAAAGATGTTGTAGAATTCGAATATACCTTAAATGGAAATCCGCATTATGGGGTCAAGCAGCCCTTGAGTAACGGATGGATGATCGTGGGAACTGTGCCGGTTTATGAAATTACCGGACAATTGGATCGGTTGCAGACCTTTATTTTGATTTCTTCCGGAGTTCTCATCATGCTTTCTATTGGTATCGGTCTATTAATGGTAAGCAGAATAACAAAACCGATCAAGCAGCTTACTCTGGATATGAGGAAGGTAAAGAATGGGGATTTAAAGGTAAGGACAAATGTAAGGTCCAACGATGAAATCGGTCTAATGAGTCAGCAGTTTAACAGCATGCTTCAAGAAATCGAAAAGCTTATGCATAAGGTAAATGAAGAGCAGGATCAAAAACTACAAGCGGAGCTAAGAGCCGTCATGCACCGGATTCATCCCCATTTTCTTTTAAATACATTAAATATGCTATGGTGGTCGATTAAATCAAATCAGAATGATCGAGCTGCTCTAAGTTTGAAGTCATTAATCCGCCTTTTGGAAGCACATATGGGTAAAAGCGGAAGTATGATTACATTGGAAGAGGAAATAGATTTTCTGCGGAAATATATTACCATTTTAGAGCTTCGATATGAAAAGACCTTTAAACTGGATTTGGAAGTGGAGCCAGAAGCGGAGAAGCTTGTTATTCCTCGTATGCTGCTCCAGCCACTGGTAGAAAATGCAATTTTCCATGGGATTATTCCCAAGGAAACGGACGGACGTATCTTAATCCAAGTTCATACAAGAGATAATTATACAGAATTTCTAGTCACTGACGACGGTATAGGTATCCGTGAGGAGAAGCTGAAAATATTAAATGAACCGGAGAAGGCTAAGGCCAAGGGTGAAATGGGTATTGGTCTGCTGCACGTTTACGATATGCTTCGCTTTTATTATTCTGATTGCTCTGAGTGGACGGTCACAAGTAAACTGGGAGAAGGGACAACCGTCTGTATCTTACTCGGAAATCCTGCGATACCTAATTCCTTAGATAATAAAAGGAGAAACGTTTAA
- a CDS encoding extracellular solute-binding protein yields MARWISILLILVIATGCERSKIITSDEPQTHHENKENVIEFWHTYSDTESRILEREMIPAFERQFPNIKVIAVRKPYNTGLKNTLIARASSNRGPDVVRMKLDWIPDFYQNRLIMPLNTFPDFQKVRHTLNHKTMSAGFYQNQYYSLPMDFLVQVAIFNRELLNKAGYSEPPKTMKEILELASQQHHTIGLGGLDTWRTLPYIFGLGGSLTDAKFTKATGYLNGEATVQAVEKLLYLYNKGLIDHMVGEEGGDNWEGVKSGNVLITGEGPWFYNIWTDKELDRSLKNTLPIPFPHNKGPSSILDGDHLVIMKGSKHPDASWTFLKWMSSKEAQLMMSKVGIFPTNLEAAKSINSNRDSYTIPYKEALDHAYHRQSVKNWSEIDEVYTRYMRKIFLGEISVKEGLTRAAKEIDRLLAV; encoded by the coding sequence ATGGCACGGTGGATATCAATTTTGTTGATCCTTGTTATTGCTACCGGATGTGAAAGATCGAAAATCATCACTTCGGATGAGCCACAAACGCATCATGAGAATAAAGAGAATGTAATCGAGTTTTGGCATACATACAGCGACACAGAAAGCAGGATTTTGGAACGGGAGATGATTCCTGCTTTTGAACGCCAATTTCCTAATATAAAAGTAATAGCTGTAAGGAAACCTTATAACACGGGACTGAAAAACACATTGATTGCTCGGGCTTCATCCAACCGCGGTCCTGATGTGGTCAGAATGAAATTGGACTGGATTCCTGATTTTTATCAAAACAGGCTGATTATGCCTTTAAATACTTTTCCTGATTTCCAAAAAGTCCGTCATACGCTTAATCATAAGACGATGTCAGCGGGCTTCTACCAGAATCAATATTATTCTCTTCCCATGGATTTTCTCGTACAGGTGGCTATCTTTAACCGGGAGCTTTTGAATAAAGCGGGGTATTCGGAACCTCCTAAAACAATGAAGGAAATTTTGGAACTTGCCAGTCAACAGCATCATACTATTGGACTTGGAGGCTTGGATACATGGAGAACGCTTCCATATATATTCGGCCTTGGGGGTTCGCTGACCGATGCTAAGTTTACTAAGGCAACCGGGTATTTAAATGGAGAAGCAACAGTACAGGCGGTGGAGAAGCTTCTGTATCTTTATAATAAAGGGCTGATTGATCACATGGTAGGAGAAGAAGGGGGAGACAATTGGGAAGGTGTAAAAAGCGGTAATGTGCTTATAACGGGCGAGGGGCCATGGTTTTACAACATATGGACCGATAAGGAATTGGACAGGTCTTTAAAAAATACTCTACCTATTCCTTTCCCCCATAATAAAGGGCCATCTTCAATCCTGGACGGCGATCATTTGGTTATTATGAAAGGGAGCAAACATCCTGATGCTTCTTGGACATTTCTGAAATGGATGTCCAGTAAAGAGGCTCAGTTGATGATGTCGAAAGTAGGGATTTTTCCAACGAATTTAGAAGCAGCAAAATCGATAAATTCTAATCGGGATTCTTACACTATTCCGTATAAAGAGGCTCTGGATCATGCTTACCATAGGCAATCGGTAAAAAATTGGAGTGAAATCGATGAGGTTTACACTCGCTATATGCGTAAAATATTCCTAGGGGAAATCTCTGTAAAAGAGGGACTGACCCGTGCGGCAAAAGAGATTGACCGTTTATTGGCCGTATAA
- a CDS encoding glycoside hydrolase family 97 protein encodes MMKIFDFRTNRYQKLIVSVTLLLLLLVLMTLSANNTFADEQKNSLVVKSPDSKINVQVGLGEKGRPFYQVKFNNKNLIDRSQLGFDLKDVPDLKENFEIVGTEVKTENGKWKPVWDEKEEITNHYNELRVKLKEKAAPHRDLHVEFRVFNDGVGFRYVFPEQENLKKFDIMNEDTEFRFAGNFKSWWTPQDFELYEHLYKETTLDKMKAANTPITMKADKNAYLALNEADLVDYGEMTIEPIKDVKYGFKSAIVPLPDGVKAKVEAPHKTPWRTIMIGDKAGDLIESDMMLNLNEPNKIKDTSWIKPQKYMGIWWEMHKMQSTWAPGDKVGATTENAKKYIDFASEHNITSVLAEGWNDGWDGPIPEGWSDQNYIKSNPRFNLEEVVKYGKKKGVDFVAHNETGGNITNYENQLEKTFAYYKELGIHSIKTGYVGTPKIVEPEGHHHRDQFMVNHFRKVLTTAAKYDLMVDAHETIKDTGERRTYPNMMSRETFRGMEYNGGDTGNPAEHTVTLPFTAGLGGPMDYNGGIFNLKYDPNDQDTRVWTTRARQLAYYPVIFSGLQMAPDLPEHYRNQPEFKFIEDVPASWDDTKVLDAEIDEYLSIARKKGDKWFVGTLTDRDPKNIQVPLKFLEKDQKYVATIYSDGSEADMENNPTEVSIDKVIVDSKDKITASMVGSGGHAISLEPASKKDLKNYPDYKSKTLGYGKLKAPKKVKAGQTVSVRLDAENNSQTPLGDELKLKVDDTIIKQHYIRLAPGEKKQQTFTVHFDKAGEYNLSIDGTSKQTKIIVEE; translated from the coding sequence ATGATGAAAATTTTTGATTTTCGTACCAACAGGTATCAAAAACTGATTGTAAGCGTAACGCTGCTCTTACTTTTACTTGTTCTAATGACATTAAGTGCAAACAATACATTTGCAGACGAACAAAAAAACTCGCTTGTGGTTAAATCACCAGACAGTAAGATTAATGTTCAAGTTGGCTTAGGAGAAAAGGGAAGACCATTTTATCAGGTTAAATTCAATAATAAAAATTTAATCGATCGTTCCCAATTAGGGTTTGATTTAAAAGATGTACCGGATCTTAAAGAAAACTTCGAAATCGTCGGTACTGAAGTAAAAACAGAAAATGGAAAATGGAAGCCGGTTTGGGATGAAAAAGAAGAAATAACAAACCACTACAATGAACTGAGAGTGAAACTTAAGGAAAAAGCTGCTCCCCATCGAGATTTACATGTAGAGTTCCGTGTGTTTAATGACGGAGTAGGCTTTCGTTATGTCTTTCCTGAACAAGAAAACCTCAAAAAGTTTGACATTATGAATGAAGATACGGAATTCCGCTTTGCCGGCAATTTCAAATCATGGTGGACACCGCAAGACTTTGAACTATATGAACATCTTTATAAGGAAACCACGTTAGATAAAATGAAAGCGGCAAATACTCCTATTACGATGAAGGCCGATAAAAATGCTTATCTAGCTCTCAATGAAGCAGATTTGGTTGACTATGGCGAAATGACAATTGAACCAATCAAGGATGTAAAATACGGCTTTAAAAGTGCAATCGTTCCTTTGCCAGATGGTGTAAAAGCAAAAGTCGAAGCTCCTCATAAAACACCATGGCGGACCATTATGATCGGTGATAAGGCCGGTGACCTAATTGAGTCCGATATGATGTTAAACTTAAACGAACCAAATAAAATTAAAGATACCTCTTGGATCAAACCTCAAAAATACATGGGTATCTGGTGGGAAATGCACAAAATGCAATCCACTTGGGCACCGGGTGACAAAGTTGGAGCCACGACCGAAAACGCGAAAAAATATATTGACTTTGCGAGCGAACACAATATTACTTCCGTTTTGGCTGAAGGATGGAATGACGGCTGGGACGGTCCAATCCCTGAAGGCTGGAGCGACCAAAACTATATCAAGTCAAACCCGCGCTTCAACTTAGAGGAAGTAGTTAAATACGGCAAGAAAAAAGGCGTTGATTTCGTTGCTCATAATGAAACAGGCGGAAACATTACAAATTATGAAAATCAACTAGAGAAGACTTTCGCTTATTACAAAGAATTAGGGATTCATTCCATTAAGACAGGATACGTCGGCACTCCGAAAATTGTTGAGCCTGAAGGCCATCATCACCGTGACCAATTCATGGTCAACCATTTCCGTAAGGTTCTTACGACAGCTGCTAAGTATGACCTGATGGTAGATGCTCATGAAACAATTAAAGATACCGGTGAACGTCGGACCTATCCGAATATGATGAGTCGTGAGACTTTCCGTGGTATGGAATACAACGGTGGAGATACAGGAAATCCAGCTGAACACACGGTGACACTTCCGTTTACTGCTGGATTAGGTGGACCGATGGATTATAACGGAGGTATCTTCAATCTTAAATATGATCCAAATGATCAAGATACACGTGTATGGACGACAAGAGCCCGTCAGCTTGCCTATTACCCTGTCATTTTCAGCGGTTTGCAGATGGCTCCCGACCTTCCAGAACATTATCGCAACCAGCCTGAATTTAAGTTTATCGAAGATGTACCGGCAAGCTGGGACGATACGAAAGTACTTGATGCAGAAATCGATGAATATCTATCGATTGCCCGCAAAAAAGGGGATAAATGGTTTGTCGGAACATTAACCGATAGAGATCCGAAAAATATTCAAGTACCACTTAAATTCCTTGAAAAAGATCAAAAATATGTCGCAACGATTTATAGTGACGGTTCTGAAGCGGACATGGAAAATAACCCAACCGAAGTATCCATCGATAAAGTTATCGTAGATTCAAAGGATAAGATTACGGCTTCCATGGTTGGCAGCGGAGGACATGCCATTAGTTTGGAGCCAGCATCAAAAAAAGATTTGAAGAATTATCCTGACTACAAATCAAAAACCCTTGGCTACGGGAAATTAAAAGCCCCTAAGAAAGTAAAAGCCGGCCAAACAGTTTCAGTCCGCTTAGATGCTGAGAACAACAGTCAAACGCCATTAGGCGATGAACTGAAATTAAAAGTTGATGACACAATAATAAAACAACACTATATCCGTCTTGCCCCTGGAGAGAAAAAACAACAGACATTTACTGTTCATTTTGATAAAGCTGGAGAATATAACCTTTCGATTGATGGAACATCCAAGCAAACGAAAATAATCGTCGAAGAATAG
- a CDS encoding response regulator, with translation MYRVVIVDDEPISRNGIEAYIDWEKEGMSVEAICASGEAALNTIKNRSVDILITDILMPVMNGIELMKQAFELEPNLKVIMLSSYSDFEYVREGLKLGAVDYMLKSALEPEDLLAVLHRCIYMLEEERRKEAEFYHYQHEAIYKERKYIEQEIKRLMVQEQFSHSSMDWAPAWLKQHRYACIYLTLDRVNELRENQGYLHVQLLLEELQEMFYEQVDEGCAMLSGERSLFILIPESVRNWGLRLLRLKRFVETELDISISAGYKIEQGISRVLKGLFDSRTACQRKFFEGLGRIYRWKGPSLNEETKKPETEPPDWDPFFEIIRNGDPVHTAVEFASNHWENKRLEPEQIKQEAYELFNDMNKLQGESGQLLSEQLVLLERSETLEEITLLLKCGLEEIGRTFIPRLPDNGNGGQLITKALDYIADHYKENVTLQSVADTVHVSKNYFSILFKKQTGYNFIDYLMEMRIREAKRLLIEENSRIYDVAETAGFNSVKYFNKLFKKMTGLTPLEYREKHKEAGSYIV, from the coding sequence ATGTATCGAGTTGTTATCGTTGATGACGAACCGATCAGTCGCAATGGAATTGAAGCCTATATCGATTGGGAAAAGGAAGGTATGTCGGTAGAAGCTATTTGTGCCAGTGGGGAAGCGGCCTTGAATACAATAAAAAATCGTTCCGTTGATATTCTCATTACAGATATCCTCATGCCTGTAATGAACGGAATTGAACTGATGAAGCAAGCGTTCGAGCTTGAACCTAATCTCAAAGTTATTATGCTTAGTAGCTACAGTGATTTTGAATATGTAAGAGAGGGTCTCAAGCTAGGCGCTGTCGATTACATGCTAAAGTCTGCATTAGAACCGGAAGATCTTCTAGCCGTCCTGCATCGTTGTATTTATATGCTGGAGGAAGAACGAAGAAAAGAAGCGGAATTTTATCATTATCAACATGAGGCAATTTACAAGGAACGGAAATATATCGAGCAGGAAATCAAAAGGCTGATGGTTCAAGAACAATTTTCACATTCATCAATGGATTGGGCTCCTGCATGGTTAAAACAACATCGATATGCTTGTATCTACCTTACGTTGGACCGGGTGAATGAATTAAGGGAAAATCAAGGATATCTGCACGTTCAATTATTATTGGAAGAATTGCAGGAAATGTTTTATGAGCAGGTAGATGAAGGCTGCGCGATGTTGTCAGGTGAAAGAAGTTTATTTATATTAATTCCAGAAAGCGTACGTAATTGGGGTCTCAGGCTTCTCCGATTGAAACGATTCGTTGAAACTGAATTAGACATTTCCATTTCTGCCGGCTATAAGATTGAGCAGGGAATATCCCGAGTTCTAAAGGGATTATTCGATAGCCGCACTGCTTGCCAAAGAAAATTTTTCGAAGGCTTAGGTCGCATATATCGATGGAAGGGACCATCCTTAAACGAGGAAACAAAAAAGCCTGAAACAGAGCCGCCTGATTGGGACCCCTTTTTCGAAATTATTCGTAACGGGGATCCGGTTCACACTGCGGTTGAATTTGCGAGTAATCATTGGGAAAATAAACGATTGGAACCGGAACAAATAAAACAAGAGGCTTACGAGCTTTTTAACGACATGAATAAACTGCAAGGAGAGTCAGGGCAGCTTCTTTCTGAACAGCTTGTTTTGCTTGAAAGGTCAGAAACATTAGAGGAAATAACATTGCTTCTGAAATGTGGATTGGAAGAAATCGGAAGGACCTTTATCCCTAGACTTCCCGATAATGGAAACGGGGGGCAGCTGATTACAAAGGCGTTGGATTATATTGCCGATCATTATAAAGAGAACGTAACACTGCAGAGCGTAGCGGATACAGTGCATGTCAGTAAAAATTATTTCAGCATTCTTTTTAAAAAACAAACAGGCTATAACTTTATCGATTATCTGATGGAAATGAGAATAAGGGAAGCTAAGCGGCTCTTGATTGAAGAGAACAGCCGTATTTATGATGTTGCTGAAACCGCCGGATTCAATAGTGTGAAATATTTCAACAAGCTGTTTAAAAAAATGACCGGACTTACCCCGTTAGAATATAGGGAAAAGCACAAGGAAGCAGGTTCGTATATAGTTTAA
- a CDS encoding L-lactate permease produces the protein MWIQDYNPFGNTYVSALIAALPVIFFLLALTLFKMKGMIASLLTLIISLFISVALFQMPFTKAIAAVVHGIANGLWPIGYIIIMAVWLYKIAVKTGKFDVIRSSIANISRDQRLQVLLIGFSFNAFLEGAAGFGVPIAISAALLAQLGFHPLKAAMLCLIANAASGAFGAIGIPVIVGAQMGNLEALELSRTLALILPFISFIVPFLLVFILDKWKGVKETFPALLVVSGVYTVLQTVTMMFVGPELANILSALASMAALAVFLKTWEPKTIYRENAEEDIGIQENHSLKEVVSAWSPFYILTGMIAIWSLPAFKDLFTEGGILQKTTMLLPIPGLDGQVVKVPPIAGAEAPLAAIFKLDFISATGTAILIACLITVVLSRNMNVKQGFKGLGDTLKELKVPIITICLIMGFANLANYAGLSSSIGLALAKTGDMFPLLSPVLGWIGVFITGSVVSSNALFGNLQVVTGVQIGTSSSLLLAANTSGGVMAKLISPQSIAIATASVNETGQESTLLRMTIKYSLLLLVIIAAWTYLLSLFGI, from the coding sequence ATGTGGATTCAAGATTATAATCCTTTCGGTAATACCTATGTATCAGCTCTTATCGCAGCTTTGCCTGTCATCTTTTTCTTGTTGGCCTTGACTTTATTTAAAATGAAAGGCATGATTGCATCCCTTCTTACTTTGATTATCAGTTTATTTATTTCGGTTGCGCTATTCCAAATGCCATTTACTAAAGCAATTGCTGCTGTAGTACACGGCATTGCTAACGGCTTATGGCCGATTGGATACATTATTATTATGGCTGTTTGGCTGTATAAAATTGCCGTTAAAACCGGCAAATTCGACGTAATTCGCAGCAGCATTGCAAATATTTCACGAGATCAGCGTCTGCAGGTCTTGCTTATCGGTTTTAGCTTTAACGCCTTTTTGGAAGGTGCAGCGGGGTTTGGTGTTCCGATTGCCATTTCAGCCGCGTTGCTTGCCCAGCTCGGATTCCACCCGTTAAAAGCGGCAATGCTTTGCTTGATAGCAAATGCAGCATCAGGAGCATTTGGCGCAATCGGTATACCTGTTATTGTCGGTGCGCAAATGGGGAATCTCGAAGCACTTGAATTATCACGCACCCTTGCTTTGATCTTGCCATTTATCTCTTTTATCGTTCCATTCCTGCTCGTCTTCATTCTTGATAAATGGAAAGGAGTAAAGGAAACATTCCCTGCTTTACTAGTGGTGAGCGGAGTTTATACTGTTCTTCAAACAGTTACCATGATGTTCGTGGGACCAGAGCTTGCGAATATCCTTTCCGCATTAGCGAGTATGGCAGCTCTTGCCGTCTTTCTAAAAACATGGGAGCCAAAAACGATCTATCGCGAAAACGCTGAGGAGGACATCGGTATTCAGGAAAACCACTCACTTAAAGAAGTCGTTAGTGCCTGGTCACCTTTCTACATTCTTACAGGAATGATTGCTATTTGGAGTCTCCCTGCGTTTAAAGATCTATTCACTGAAGGCGGCATTTTGCAAAAAACAACCATGCTCTTGCCTATTCCCGGACTGGACGGCCAAGTGGTCAAAGTCCCCCCGATCGCCGGAGCAGAAGCGCCATTGGCAGCCATCTTTAAGCTTGATTTCATTTCTGCCACAGGGACAGCAATCCTTATTGCTTGCTTGATAACAGTTGTACTAAGCAGGAATATGAATGTCAAACAAGGCTTTAAAGGTTTAGGGGATACTCTGAAAGAGCTTAAGGTTCCGATCATAACCATCTGTCTTATTATGGGATTTGCGAACCTTGCCAATTATGCAGGGCTTTCCTCTTCAATTGGTCTTGCCCTCGCAAAAACAGGAGATATGTTCCCGCTGTTATCACCTGTTCTTGGCTGGATCGGCGTATTTATCACCGGCTCTGTCGTCAGCAGCAACGCTCTGTTCGGCAACCTCCAAGTGGTAACAGGAGTACAAATCGGCACAAGTTCTTCTCTGCTACTTGCTGCCAATACGAGCGGAGGTGTCATGGCAAAGCTAATTTCACCGCAATCCATTGCAATTGCCACGGCTTCTGTTAACGAAACAGGGCAGGAATCTACGCTTTTGCGCATGACGATTAAGTACAGTCTTTTATTGCTTGTGATCATTGCTGCCTGGACTTATTTGTTATCATTATTCGGGATATAA
- a CDS encoding YqjF family protein, producing MKLNHINTSHRPFPLPKVPWILQQTWDDVLFLHWPVSEAILRDHIPAQLDLDRYEGTAWVSLVLFEVNGMRPRALPPIPFVHSFLELNVRTYVTYKGKPGIYFFSLDANSRLAVRMARIGYSLPYHLAKIELKRKTGKIEFSSSRIHKNKPKESLQTIYRPTAEGYFAKKGTLDYWLTERYCLWTQKGRRLFRTDILHEKWKLQKAEVEIQKNSMAHFLPASSLSSDPVIHYSPSKRVLFWPPLPED from the coding sequence TTGAAATTAAATCATATAAATACAAGTCACAGACCATTTCCGCTTCCTAAAGTTCCATGGATACTACAACAAACCTGGGATGATGTACTGTTTTTACATTGGCCCGTTTCAGAGGCTATTCTTCGCGACCATATTCCCGCTCAACTTGATCTGGATAGATACGAAGGAACTGCCTGGGTCAGTCTTGTTTTATTTGAAGTGAACGGAATGAGGCCAAGAGCTTTACCGCCTATCCCATTTGTCCATTCCTTTCTTGAACTTAATGTAAGGACTTATGTGACATACAAAGGAAAACCTGGTATTTACTTTTTTAGTCTCGATGCCAATAGTCGTCTTGCCGTTAGAATGGCTCGTATTGGCTATTCTCTGCCCTATCATCTTGCAAAAATAGAGCTAAAAAGAAAGACTGGCAAAATTGAGTTTTCGAGCAGCCGAATTCATAAAAATAAACCAAAAGAGAGCTTACAAACAATTTATCGACCTACGGCTGAGGGATATTTTGCAAAAAAAGGAACTCTTGATTATTGGCTGACAGAACGCTATTGCTTATGGACGCAAAAAGGCAGAAGACTTTTTCGGACAGATATACTACATGAAAAATGGAAACTCCAAAAAGCCGAGGTAGAAATCCAAAAAAATTCAATGGCTCACTTTTTGCCTGCTTCAAGCTTGAGCAGCGATCCAGTCATTCATTATTCTCCATCGAAACGAGTGTTGTTCTGGCCGCCTTTGCCAGAAGATTAG
- the gvpQ gene encoding gas vesicle protein GvpQ, with amino-acid sequence MTRKTSGENSSSENTSENPGDASESLKEKAKNGLQKAAVALVKKAPKKVKETIKDETKDQLTKQLKANFKKELHSKAENASEKLEKAKDQNAENVHEKAEMAKDKVQDVLFNVKDKLKDLKEAGEEFQEKVSSKKKDSGLKSVNDIKGANDIKSSNQLKSSKDIKSSKDIKSSKDIKTICS; translated from the coding sequence ATGACTCGAAAAACATCTGGAGAAAACTCATCGTCAGAAAATACTTCTGAAAATCCAGGTGATGCGAGTGAGAGCCTCAAAGAGAAAGCGAAGAATGGACTGCAAAAAGCAGCTGTTGCATTGGTTAAGAAAGCCCCGAAGAAAGTGAAAGAAACAATTAAAGACGAAACAAAAGACCAGCTGACTAAACAGCTCAAAGCGAATTTTAAAAAAGAGCTTCATTCGAAGGCTGAGAATGCCTCTGAAAAATTAGAAAAAGCAAAAGATCAAAATGCTGAAAATGTACACGAAAAAGCCGAAATGGCCAAAGATAAGGTGCAGGATGTTTTATTCAATGTGAAGGATAAACTTAAAGATCTCAAAGAAGCTGGAGAAGAGTTTCAAGAAAAGGTTTCGTCTAAGAAAAAAGATTCTGGCTTGAAGAGTGTGAATGACATTAAAGGAGCTAACGATATAAAAAGTTCAAATCAATTAAAAAGCTCCAAGGATATCAAGAGCTCTAAAGATATCAAAAGCTCTAAAGATATTAAAACAATCTGTTCGTAA
- the gvpA gene encoding gas vesicle structural protein GvpA, whose translation MSVQKSTDSSSLAEVIDRILDKGVVIDVFARVSLVGIELITVEARVVIASVDTWLRYAEAVGLLRDDIEKEGLPSQSNERGNQAFSI comes from the coding sequence ATGAGTGTTCAAAAAAGTACGGATAGTTCTAGTTTGGCTGAAGTGATCGACCGAATTCTTGACAAAGGTGTCGTTATTGACGTTTTCGCAAGAGTATCTCTTGTTGGAATTGAATTAATTACAGTTGAAGCAAGAGTAGTCATTGCGAGTGTGGACACATGGCTGCGTTATGCAGAAGCGGTGGGACTCCTTCGAGACGATATAGAAAAAGAAGGCCTTCCTTCACAGTCCAATGAAAGAGGTAATCAAGCGTTCAGTATTTAA
- the gvpO gene encoding gas vesicle protein GvpO, with the protein MEIQRIMKAVNDFFNEHVAPPHKIISVELAEDEGWKVMIEVIEEKDYMKRYAKDEMLGVYQVFLNKEIEVASFSRKSFRYRSSIGEEA; encoded by the coding sequence ATGGAAATCCAAAGAATAATGAAAGCCGTCAATGATTTTTTTAACGAGCATGTGGCTCCTCCCCATAAAATCATATCAGTTGAATTGGCGGAGGATGAGGGCTGGAAAGTGATGATTGAGGTCATTGAAGAAAAAGATTATATGAAGAGATATGCTAAGGACGAAATGCTCGGTGTGTATCAAGTGTTTTTAAATAAGGAGATTGAAGTTGCGTCATTTTCGAGAAAAAGCTTTCGTTACCGAAGCTCGATTGGTGAAGAAGCGTAA